From the Archangium lipolyticum genome, the window TGGGCGTATTCGCGTCCACGCGGTGCAGGTAGTACAGGTCGATGACGTCCATGCCCAGCCGCCGGAGGCTGGCCTCGCACGCCTGTTTCACGTACTCGGGGCGGCCGTTGATGGAGCGCGCGTGCGGGTTGTTCGGGTCACGGACGATGCCGAACTTCGTGGCCAGCACCACCTTCGCGCGGTGCGGACGCAGCACGCGGCCCACCAGCTCCTCGTTGAGGCCCGGGCCATAGGCATCCGCGGTGTCGAAGAAGGTGATGCCCCGCTCCAGTGCGTGCAGCAGCGTGGCCTCCGACTCCGCGTCATCCCGCCCGGCGTAGAAGTCCGACATGCCCATGCAGCCCAGGCCGATGGCCGAGACGGCGAGCCCCTGCTTCCCCAGCTTTCGAGTCTCCATGCTCCAGACCTCCCTACGGCGTGTGCACTCGTCCCGAGGCGCGGGCAGTCTCCTGGCCCGGGCGGTAACGTCCCACCGGGCCCGGACTGAGCCGTTCGGGTGGGTCCTTTACTGTTCTCACATATGAGAAATGTCAAGTCGGGTTCGAGTGGAGAGGGAGCGACGGAGCTGGAGGCGGCGGAGGCGTCGCGGCTGGGGGCGCGCATCCGGGAGCTGAGGCAGGAGCGGGGGCTCACGCTGGAGGCGCTGGCGGAGCGCTCGGAGGTGAGCCGGGCGATGATCTCCAAGGTGGAGCGGGGGACGAACAACCCCACGCTGGTGGTGGCGGTGCGCATCGCGAAGGGGCTGGGGGTGGGGCTGTCGGAGCTGATGTCGCGTCCGAGGCCGAAGCAGGCGCGGGTGTTGCTGCCTCCGGCGCAGCAGCCCACGTTCCGGGATGGGGAGAGCGGCGTGCTGAGGCAGCTCCTGTCGCCCCCGTTCGAGACGAGGGGGGTGGAGTTCATCCGGTTCACGTTGCCGGCGAACACCTCGACGGGGGAGTTGCCGGGCAAGGAATTGCCGGTGGGCAAGTACCTGGCCGTGGAGAAGGGCACGCTGCGCATCGACTTCCCGGACGGGAGCGTGACGGTGGAGGCGCAGGACGCCTTCTATTTCGAGGCGGACGTGCCTCACGCGTTCGTCAACACCGGGCGTGGCGTGTGCGTGTGCTACATCGTCATGGCGCGCGAGCCGGGATGAGGGGAGCGCCCCGTCCGCTCAGGAGGCATCGGCGGGGTCGGGCCACTCCCAGGCGGAGCGGTAGCCACCGCCCTCCTGGGTGGACTCGATGAAGCGCGAGTAGAAGGGGTTGCCGCTGAGGGTGGCGGAGTCGCCCACCACGAAGAGGTGCCTGCGGGCGCGGGTGAGGGCGACGTTGATGCGGCGCAGGTCGGTGAGGAAGCCGAGCTGGCCCTCTGAGTTGGAGCGGGTGAGGGAGACGAGGATGGCGTCCTTCTCGCGGCCCTGGAAGGCGTCGACGGTGTCCACCTCGACGTCGGGGGAGAGCTGCTCCACGCGCTCACGCAGGGCGTGGGCCTGGGCGCGGTAGGGGGTGATGACGGCGAGCTCGCGGGGCGCGAGCCCGGCGGCGAGCAGCTCCTTCACCCGGGCGATGACGAGGTCCGCCTCGCCGCGGTTGAAGAGGCTGCCGGTGTCCTGCTCCAGCTCCTCGTCGAAACCCTTGCCGGCGGTGTCGAGGAAGAGGACGGGCGGGGCGTCGACGCTGGTGGCTTCCGGGGGCAGCACGTCCGCGAGGGTGCGATCGGCGACGCTGGGGTGGGCGCGCAGCTCGCCGCCGTACATCTCCTTGGAGGGGAAGGACATGATGGCGGTGTTCATCCGGTACTGCTCGCGGAGCATGCGCTTGACGCCCTCGCCGTGGTCGGCGAGCAGCCGCTCGAAGAGGCTGACGGCGAGGCCCTGTTTCGCGGCCTCGGGGGAGAGGACGGTGGGGGGGAGCTGCTGGGGATCTCCAGCGAGCACCACCTTGGGCGCGCGGAGGAATCCGAGCAGGGCGAGGGGCTCGGTGGCCTGGGTGGCCTCGTCGAGCAGGGCGAGGTCGAACTCCTCGTGGGAGAGGATGCCGGACTCGAGGCTGGCGAGGGTGACGCAGACGACCTGGGCGCGCTCGAGGACGCCGCGGAGGGCCTTGCGCTCGAGGGCGCGGGCCTCGTCGAGGAGGCTCTTGGCCTCGGTGGTGGAGGCGCGGGCGTTGGCGAAGCGCTCGCGGCTGCGGCCCTGGGTGCGCTGGCGGCGGGCGTAGCCGAGGAGGGAGAAGGCCTCGTCGAAGAGCTCGCGGGAGAGGACGCGGTCGGGGTGGTCCTCGACGACGATGTCCAGCGTGTGCTCCTGGAGACGGGGCGTGACGCGGGCGGGGTGTCCGACGCGGATGGCGCGCAGACCCTTGTCGAGACATAGGTCGGTGAGGTGGTCGACGGCGGCGTTGCTGGCGGCGGTGCACAGCAGGCGCTGGCCTTTGGCGACGGCCTGGGCGGCGACCTCGGCGAGCACGGTGCTCTTGCCGGTGCCGGGAGGCCCGTGGACGAGGAAGAAGTCCTCGGCGGCGAGGGCGCGGGCGACGGCGTCGTGCTGCTCGGGGTTGAGGGGGCGGGTGGGGGAGAGCTCGCGGAGGGAGTCGAAGCGGGGGGGCTCGTTGCCGAGGAGGACCTCGCGCTTGTGCCGGGCGGCGCCCTTGTCGAGGGCCTTCACCCGGGCGAGGCCGGCGCGGACGCGCTCGAAGGTGACGTCGTTGGGGACGCGGTCGAGACGCAGCAGACCTTCGTGGATGAAGGGGGGAGGGGCGCGGTCGAAGGCGAGCTGGACGCGGGTGGCGGTGGCGCGGGAGACGAGGGCGCGAGCGGGCTCCTTGACCTCGGAGCGGCGGGGCATGACGGCGACCTGGTCGCCGTTGTCGAGGCGTGCGGGGAAGCGGGCCCTGTCTCTGCGGGCGAGCGTCACCAGGACGCGGCCGCCGAGGCCGACCTCCTCCTCGATGCTCTCGAGGTCGAGGAAGGAAAGCCCCTGCTCGGCGCGCTGCTGGAGGGACATGCCCTCGGCGAGGGCGTCCAGGCGGGCGCGCTCGGCCTCGCGTTCGAGGACGAGGAGGCGGCCGAGGGAGTCGAAGAAGGAGACGTCGCGAGGCATGGGGTGAGGTTTATGCCACGTGCCGGTGCACTTCACGCCCGGCATGTGAGGCCGGGCGCTCGCCAGACAACGCTGGCGGGGACGAGTATTATGAGTACGGCGAGGTGTCCCTCTTCGAGTCGTCCTGGAGCGACACGGAACGGCGGGTTCGATTCCCGCCGCCTCCACTGTTTTACTCCGTAGACAGAGGCGGCACGCGCACCGTGCCCCTCAATGGGGTGACGTTTCCTCCGCACAAAGTGTCCGCGAGGCCCCGTGATTGACGGGCATGTCATGGTTCCCCTGTAATCTCGGGTTGTGCTCTCATCGTGTGGGGGCCATTGCCAGGAGGCTCCCCATGCGGCGCCAGGTCGTTCTTCTGCTGGTCGCATCCCTCGCGGCGTGCAGCACCCCAACGAAGGTCGTCCGCCTCGACACAGGCCAAGGCAAGCCGAGCATCCACGTCCCGCGCCGCCACGTGGAGCCGGTGGAAGTGGGCCAAGAGGAGCTCAAGCAAGCCGTAGCGAAGCACGCGCCCTCAGTGCCTGTCGTGGAGCGGCCCCTGGAGTACGCCGGGAG encodes:
- a CDS encoding helix-turn-helix domain-containing protein, whose protein sequence is MRNVKSGSSGEGATELEAAEASRLGARIRELRQERGLTLEALAERSEVSRAMISKVERGTNNPTLVVAVRIAKGLGVGLSELMSRPRPKQARVLLPPAQQPTFRDGESGVLRQLLSPPFETRGVEFIRFTLPANTSTGELPGKELPVGKYLAVEKGTLRIDFPDGSVTVEAQDAFYFEADVPHAFVNTGRGVCVCYIVMAREPG
- a CDS encoding AAA domain-containing protein encodes the protein MPRDVSFFDSLGRLLVLEREAERARLDALAEGMSLQQRAEQGLSFLDLESIEEEVGLGGRVLVTLARRDRARFPARLDNGDQVAVMPRRSEVKEPARALVSRATATRVQLAFDRAPPPFIHEGLLRLDRVPNDVTFERVRAGLARVKALDKGAARHKREVLLGNEPPRFDSLRELSPTRPLNPEQHDAVARALAAEDFFLVHGPPGTGKSTVLAEVAAQAVAKGQRLLCTAASNAAVDHLTDLCLDKGLRAIRVGHPARVTPRLQEHTLDIVVEDHPDRVLSRELFDEAFSLLGYARRQRTQGRSRERFANARASTTEAKSLLDEARALERKALRGVLERAQVVCVTLASLESGILSHEEFDLALLDEATQATEPLALLGFLRAPKVVLAGDPQQLPPTVLSPEAAKQGLAVSLFERLLADHGEGVKRMLREQYRMNTAIMSFPSKEMYGGELRAHPSVADRTLADVLPPEATSVDAPPVLFLDTAGKGFDEELEQDTGSLFNRGEADLVIARVKELLAAGLAPRELAVITPYRAQAHALRERVEQLSPDVEVDTVDAFQGREKDAILVSLTRSNSEGQLGFLTDLRRINVALTRARRHLFVVGDSATLSGNPFYSRFIESTQEGGGYRSAWEWPDPADAS